One part of the Symphalangus syndactylus isolate Jambi chromosome 1, NHGRI_mSymSyn1-v2.1_pri, whole genome shotgun sequence genome encodes these proteins:
- the CTSF gene encoding LOW QUALITY PROTEIN: cathepsin F (The sequence of the model RefSeq protein was modified relative to this genomic sequence to represent the inferred CDS: deleted 1 base in 1 codon), which translates to MAPWLQLLSLLWLLLGAVAAPAQPRASSFQAWGPPSPELLAPARFALEMFNRGRAAGTRAVLGLVRGRVRRAGQGSLYSLEATLEEPPCNDPTVCRLPVSKKTLLCSFEVLDELGKHVLLRRDCGPVDTKVPGAGRAQGAGEPKSAFTQGSAVISPLSQPHPDNRNETFSSVISLLNEDPLPQDLPVKMASIFKNFVITYNRTYESKEEARWRLSVFVNNMVRAQKIQALDRGTAQYGVTKFSDLTEEEFRTIYLNPLLREEPGNKMKQAKSVGDLAPPEWDWRSKGAVTKVKDQGMCGSCWAFSVTGNVEGQWFLNQGTLLSLSEQELLDCDKMDKACMGGLPSNAYSAIKNLGGLETEDDYSYQGHMQSCNFSAEKAKVYINDSMELSQNEQKLAAWLAKRGPISVAINAFGMQFYRHGISHPLRPLCSPWLIDHAVLLVGYGNRSDIPFWAIKNSWGTDWGEKGYYYLHRGSGACGVNTMASSAVVD; encoded by the exons ATGGCGCCCTGGCTGCAGCTCCTGTCGCTGCTGTGGCTGCTCCTGGGCGCAGTGGCCGCCCCCGCTCAGCCCCGAGCCTCCAGCTTTCAGGCCTGGGGGCCACCGTCCCCGGAGCTGCTGGCGCCCGCCCGCTTCGCGCTGGAGATGTTCAACCGCGGCCGGGCTGCGGGGACGCGGGCCGTGCTGGGCCTTGTGCGCGGCCGCGTCCGCCGG GCGGGCCAGGGGTCGCTGTACTCCCTGGAGGCCACCCTGGAGGAGCCACCCTGCAACGACCCCACGGTGTGCCGGCTCCCCGTGTCCAAGAAAACCCTG ctCTGCAGCTTCGAAGTCCTGGATGAGCTCGGAAAACACGTGCTGCTGCGGAGGGACTGTGGCCCGGTGGACACCAAGGTTCCAGGTGCTGGGAGAGCCCAAGGC GCTGGGGAGCCCAAGTCAGCCTTCACTCAGGGCTCAGCCGTGATTTCTCCTCTGTCCCAACCCCATCCAGACAACAGAAATGAGACTTTCAGCTCAGTCATTTCCCTGTTGAATGAGGATCCCCTGCCCCAG GACTTGCCTGTGAAGATGGCTTCAATCTTCAAGAACTTTGTCATTACCTATAACCGGACATATGAGTCAAAGGAAG AAGCCCGGTGGCGCCTGTCCGTCTTTGTCAATAACATGGTGCGAGCACAGAAGATCCAGGCCCTGGACCGTGGCACAGCGCAGTATGGAGTCACCAAGTTCAGTGATCTCACAG AGGAGGAGTTCCGTACTATCTACCTGAATCCTCTCCTGAGAGAAGAGCCTGGCAACAAGATGAAGCAAGCCAAGTCTGTGGGTGACCTCGCCCCCCCTGAATGGGACTGGAGGAGTAAGGGGGCTGTCACAAAAGTCAAAGACCAG GGCATGTGTGGCTCCTGCTGGGCCTTCTCAGTCACAGGCAACGTGGAGGGCCAGTGGTTTCTGAACCAGGGGACCCTACTCTCCCTCTCTGAACAGG AACTCTTGGACTGTGACAAGATGGACAAGGCCTGCATGGGCGGCTTGCCCTCCAACGCCTACTCGGCCATAAAGAATTTGG GAGGGCTGGAGACAGAGGATGACTACAGCTACCAGGGTCACATGCAATCCTGCAACTTCTCAGCAGAGAAGGCCAAGGTCTACATCAATGACTCCATGGAGCTGAGCCAGAATGAGCAGA AGCTGGCAGCCTGGCTGGCCAAGAGAGGCCCAATCTCCGTGGCCATCAATGCCTTTGGCATGCAG TTTTACCGCCATGGGATCTCCCACCCTCTCCGGCCCCTCTGCAGCCCTTGGCTCATTGACCATGCGGTGTTGCTTGTGGGCTACGGCAACC GCTCTGACATTCCCTTTTGGGCCATCAAGAACAGCTGGGGCACTGACTGGGGCGAGAAG GGTTACTACTACTTGCATCGCGGGTCCGGGGCCTGTGGTGTGAACACCATGGCCAGCTCAGCAGTGGTGGACTGA